CAATTCACGCAGCATCATTATAAAAATCTTAATGTGGGCTGTATCCTGATGCTGGAGGAGCCGATGCTGCATCCACATACCCGGCTGGCCTACCGGCGGTTTGTCGAGCGGTTCGGGCCGGATGATTTCTTCAGCCTGAAGGTATGGATCGACAAGAATTACGACACCATCGGCATGCAGCAGATTCTGGCCTTCTGGCGGCTGGGGGGCTATGACGCGGAGCTGTTCATTCAGAGCGCCGAACGGATCTCTGCGCTGCTGCCGGATGCCAGCGACGAGGAGCTGCTGGACCTTCAGCGGGGGATCGACCGGATGTGGCGGGGCTTCTACCCGATGCCGCAAAAGTATGATTTGGCGCTGGACTGCGGCCTGCTGCTGTTCGAGATGGAGCAGTACGGGGAATCCCGCCGCTTCCTGGAGCATTCGCTTGCGTCAAGTACGGAAGAGCCTGTAATTACCGTGCTGTACTGCCTGGCGATCTGCAGCTATGAGCAGGAGGATGATGAGGCAGCGCTGGATTATACGCGCAGATCCCTGCTGATCGAGCCGGAGCATGAGGAAGCATTGGAGCTGCTGGCGGCGCTCAGCCAGGACCCGGCAGAGGCGTAGGCGGCTGCCCCAGGCAGTCCGGTACGGCCCTTTACACCCGGTGTGTGTTTTGTTATTCTGTATCCAATAAAGCAAACGCGATGACGAGAAGAGTACATTCGGGTTCTTCCCTCACAGAGAGCTCCGGCTGGTGTGAAGGAGCAGGGAAGACTGAATGGAAACAAGCCTCTGAGCGGCTTACCGGAACCAGGCAGCAGCCGGGGATGGTACGACAGGAGCTCCTGTTACAGAGCTAGAGTATAAGCCCTGCGTGATGGCAGCGCCGTACTTGATGAGATTAATATGGTGACATATTAATAAACCTGGGGTGGTACCGCGAGAATTTCGTCCCCAAGACTTACGGTCTTGGAGGTGAGGTTCTTTTTTGTTGTATCCAGCGAAGGCGGCATGCTACCCATAAACAGGAGGAGATTGGAATGACGGACAATAATGGACCGGCTCTGCCGGAGAATTATATGGATAGGCTGATTAGAGAAGATGTGGAGGCGGGAGTCTTCAGCAGGGAGATCTGCACCCGGTTTCCACCGGAGCCCAATGGCTATCTGCATATCGGGAGTGCTTTTGCCATCCATACAAACGTGGAAATTGCCCGTAAATACGGCGGCCGCTTCCATCTGCGCTTCGATGATACCAACCCGCTCAAAGAGGATAAGGAATATGCGGAGGCAATCATCCGTGACCTTGAATGGCTGGGCTGCAGTCCAGGGGAGCACATCTACTACGGCTCCGATTATTCGGAGGAGATCTACCGCAGGGCAGAGACGCTCATTCTGAAGGGGAAAGCCTATGTCTGTGATATGACGGCAGCAGAGGTAACGGCTTACCGGGGGACCTTAACCGGGCCGGGGAAGGACAGTCCTTACCGCAGCCGAACGCCGGAGGAGAATCTGCGGCTGTTCCGGGAGATGCGTGCGGGGAGCTATCCGAATGGCGCTAAAGTGCTGCGGGCCAAGATCGACATGGCCTCGCCGAACATGAATCTGCGAGATCCGGTGCTGTACCGGATTATTCATGCCGCGCATTACCGCACGGGCGTTGCCTGGTGCATCTACCCGATGTATGATTTCGCCCATCCGATTCAGGATGCGCTGGAAGGGGTGACGCATTCGCTCTGCTCGATCGAGTTCAAGGATCACCGGCCGCTGTATGAGTGGGTGCTGCGGGAGCTGGAGATCCCTGAAGCCCCGAGGCAAAGGGAATTCGGCCGGGTGAACCTGACGGGAGTGGTCACCAGCAAGCGGTATCTCCGGGAGCTGGTTGCCGGGAATTATGTGGACGGCTGGGATGATCCGCGGCTGCCTACGCTCAGCGGGCTGCGCAGAAGGGGATTCACGCCGGAGAGCATCAGGGATTTTGTCCGGGAGATCGGGATGGTCCGGAATACGGCCATGGTGGATTTCTCGCTGCTGGAGCATTGCCTGAGACAGGACCTGAAGGCGAAGGTGCCGGCGGTCATGGCGGTACTGGACCCGCTGAAGGTCGTGCTTACCAATTACGCTGAAGGGGCCTCTGAGCTGCTTCCGATCCCTAACAACCCAGAGAATGCCGAGCTGGGTTCAAGAGAAGTACCGTTCTCCGGCACGCTCTACATCGAGCGGGCCGATTTCATGGAGGTGCCTGTGAAGGGCTTCCGCAGACTGGTTCCAGGCGGCGAGGTGCGGCTTAAGGGCGGTTATATTATCCGCTGCCATGAGGTCATTAAGGATGCGCAGACGGGGGCCGTCCTCGAACTGCGGTGCACCTACGACCCGGAGACCAAGAGCGGCGGTGCATTAAGCGGCCGGAAGGTGAAGGGGACCGTGCAATGGGTCTCCGCTGCACATGCGCTGAAAAGTGATGTATACCTGTATGAACAGCTGCTGACGGATAACAGCGGGCCGAAGGAGGAGGGCGAGAGCTGGGAGGAATACATCAACCCGAGTTCCGTAACTCTGCTCACGGATTGCCTGCTGGAGCCGCTTGCGGGTAACCCTCAGCCCGGGGACACCTACCAGTTCCTGCGTCACGGCTATTTCTGCATCGACAGCAGGTATAGCACAGCTCAGAAGCTGGTGTTCAACCGAATCGTCCCGCTTAAGGACACCTGGAAGGGCAACGCGGCCACATCCGGGGAAGTGTAATATATACACATTCTAGGAACGCTGTACGGACTGGCTACGCCAAGGCAATTTTCTTAAAAGCTCAAAGAGTTACACATGCAGCGATGCTCCTGTTATAGGAGCATCGCTGATTTGCGTGATGCGCCTGCCAAGCTAATGGTCGACAAGCGGGAGAAAATACTGGTTAGAAGTAAAGCGTTGCCTGCACTTTGTACATTAGATTTCATTAAAATCGGCCCAAATACAGCTTCTATTGTATTTTATACAGCAGATTAGTGGGAAAATGGCCGTTGATAACAAAAAACCGGCAATCAAGTGTATGAAATACAACAGAGTGAGTTCTATCGCAATTTATTGTGTAATCTATTGCACAAAGTACAATCACCTCCAGCAAAGGAGTTCACTCGATTGTGGGAGTGGGTAATAACATAAGGGTATGAGCCTCACTTTATCGCGTGTCTTTACATAATATGGGTTGAGGATTAGGCGTGCAGGCATAAGCTCAGGCAGCGTATGAAAACCCAGTGAAAATACATTTACAATTCTCATATTGAGGATTATAATAAAACCAGATCAAATGTTGCACCAGGGAAACTTTCGTGTGTATAGACAACTTTTTCCGGGCAAGAGGAGGACAGAACATGATGGAGCAAAATACCGCAGTAGAATCATCCCCTATACTAAAAGGTCATACCAACAAACATTCGGCGCAATCGGTGCTTAACGGAGATGTCAAAGGACTAAAGAGACTTCTTCCTTTTCTGGGCCCGGCTTTTATAGCTTCCGTAGCTTACCTGGACCCCGGCAATTTCGCCACCAATATTACCGCAGGCTCGAAATACGGGTATCTGCTGCTCTGGGTCATTTTCGCCTCGAATCTGATGGCCGTACTCATTCAATCCTTATCCGCCAAGCTTGGTATTGCTACCGGCAAGAATCTGCCGGAGGTCGCGCGGGAGCAATTCCCGAAGGGCGTGTCGATCTTCCTGTGGATTCAGAGTGAAATCGTCATTATCGCTACCGACCTGGCGGAATTCATCGGCGCAGCGCTTGGACTGTATTTACTGTTCGGTATCCCGATGCTGCCGGCTGCACTGATAACCGCTATAGGGTCATTCGCTATTCTGGAGCTTCAGCGGCGCGGCTACCGTACCCTGGAGGCTGGAATCGCCGGTATGGTGATGATCGTAGTTCTGGCTTTTGCATTCCAGGTCATTATGGCGAAGCCGGATGCAGGCAGTGTAGTGGCGGGGATGTTCACCCCCAGATTCGAGGGCGTGGACAGCATTCTGCTGGCTGCCGGGATTCTCGGCGCAACGGTTATGCCCCACGCCATCTATCTGCATTCTTCGCTAACCCAGAGCCGGATCGTCGGGATTGATGAACGGGAGAAGAAGCAGATCTTCCGGCTGGAATTCATCGATATCCTTATCGCGATGCTGATTGCCGGTGCGGTCAATATGGCGATGGTCATTGTGGCGGCCGCGCTGTTCTTTAAGAACGGTCTGGTGGTGCAGGATCTGGATGTCGCCTTCGAGCAGTTCCGCAATCTGGCCGGTCCCGTGACGGCAGTCTCCTTCGGCCTGGGCCTGCTAATCGCAGGGCTATCCAGCTCGTCGGTCGGTACGATGGCCGGTGATGTGGTCATGCAGGGCTTCATTAATAAAAAAATCAACCTCTACCTCCGCCGGGCGATCACCATTATTCCGCCGCTCGCCATCATCGCTTTGGGCGTTAACGCAACCAGCGCACTGGTAATGAGCCAGGTCGTCCTTTCCTTCGGGATTGCCTTCGCCCTGATTCCGCTCGTCATCTTCACCAGTGACCGCCGGATCATGCAGGGGTTGGCGAACCACCGGATCACCACCATCCTCGGCTGGATCATATCTGCCCTGGTGGTCGCCCTGAACCTGTTCCTGGTGGTGGAGATGTTTGTGTAAGCTATGCAGGAAATTGAATATTTGAAGTATGGGTAGCGGAGCGGGCGATTTGATTGTGGAAAAGCGGAGCGTGCTCCTAAGCGTCGCCTTAACTCATACGCATAACAAAAGAGGTGTCTCATTTGCCGTTTGCCGGCTTCTGAAGACACCTCTTTTCTGTTAAAGGATCAGCCGGCTATTGCTTCACAATATCCTGCACCGCTTTATCCAGCTTCTCCAGTAGCTGGTCATGATTCAGCTGGCCGCCGAGGTATTCCTGCATGGCTGCGCCGAAGCCCTGGGTGACGCCGTCAGGGAACATATCCCAGTTCCAGCCCAGCGCGCTCGCAGACTTCTCCTGCACGGCAACGGCGACCTGGCCGATATCAGCGGCATCTGCGGTGATATTTGCTTCCGCCGGGATGAACTTGAATTCCTTGGTCAGATACTTCTGGCCCGTTTCCGAGCTGACCATCCAGTTCAGGAAGGCCTTGGCTTCCTCCGGATGTGCGGATTTGCTGTTTACGATATAGTTGTTAGGCACGCCTACCAGGATGGTGCCTTCTTCGTTATTGATCGGGAGCGGGAGGAGGCCCAGGTTCAGAGCCGGATCGATTTTGTCGATATCGCCTTGCGTCCAGTTCCCCTGCAGCATCATGGCGGCCTTGCCGGAGGCGAATTCAGCCACCTGGGTCGCGTAATCGGTAGTCATCTTGTTGTCCTGGGCATTATCGAAGATCACATCGACCAGATCCAGCCATTGCTTGAAGACGGCATTGCCCTTGATGGTCTGTTTGCCTGCCTTGACATCGTCAATGAACTGCTTCGGATCAGGCTGGTGCGCCATGCCCACGTTAACAAGGTGAATCCCCATGGACCACCACTCATTGGTCGCTTCAAACGGCGTGATGCCGGCGGTCTTCAGCTTGGCTACGGCATCCTTGAGCTGCGGGAGTGTCTTGGGCTCTTCCGTTATCCCGGCTTTGGCGAACAGATCCTTGTTGTAGATCAGCCCGTAGCCTTCTACATTCATAGGCATGCCATAGAGCTTGCCGTCTACGGTTGCCGGTGTCTTGGCAGTTGGGATCAGCTGGGCGGCCCAAGGCTCATTGCTCAGGTCAGTGGCGCGGTCCATATAAGGAACAAGGGCTGTATACCCGCCGTTATTGAAAATCTCAGGCTCAGAGCCGGAGGCAATCTCAGCTTTCAGCAGCGCGCCGTAATCCTCACCGCCGCCATGCGTTTCGACTTCCACCTTCACCCCCGTCTCCTTCTCATATTCTTCAGCGAGTGCATTCAGCTGCTCGGCAATCTCCACCTTGAACTGGAACATCTTGATGGTAACATCCTTGGCAGGCGCTTTGCCGGCTTCCGGTGCTGCGGATTCGCTTGACGCGTTAGGAGCATTCGTAGCGCTTCCATTGCCTGCGGAATTCGTATTGCCGCTGTTCCCGCAACCTGCGATAATGAGGGTGCAAACGGTTGCCATGATGAACGCGAACTTTCTTGTCATAGAATAACCTCCCTGGTCTGTGGTTCCTGCTCTTAGAGCGTAAAGGAATGGATAGATGACTTACACTTCATATGTTGCTCGAAAAAGTGGATATTATTGCGGAGGGAAGCCTGCCCTAAGATCATCCCTTGATGGAGCCTGCCGTCACGCCTTCCACAATATAACGCTGGAGTGACAGGAAGAACAAGAGAATAGGCGTGATCGCCATGACGAGACCCGCAAGGGCCAGATCCCACTTCTTGGTGTACTGACCGAAGAACTTGGTCACAGCTACGGGCAGGGTCGTCAGATCCTTATTCCCGCCGATCACCAGGACAGGCAGCAGATAGTCATTCCAGATCCATAGTGTATTCAGGATAATGACGGTTACAATAATTGGCAGCAGCAGCGGGAAGACGATCCGGAAGAACACGCCGTACGGATTCGAGCCGTCCACCCGCGCGGCTTCCTCCAGCTCCAGAGGAACCGTCTTAATGAACCCGTGGAACAGGAAGACCGACAGCGGCATCCCGAAGCCGAGGTAACAGGCCACGATGCCGTACAGCTCGCCGCGCAGCTCCAGCAGGCTGGTCACCCGGACCAACTGCAGCATGAGCGACTGGAACGGGATGATCATCGCCGAGACCAGCAGCAGGAACACGAAGGAATTGAAGCGCGTCGGCTTGCGCACAATCTGATAAGCGGCCATCGAGCTGAACAGGACGATGAAGATTACACTTAGAATCGTAATTGTCAGAGAGTTGAAGAAGGCCTGCGGGAAGTTAATGGCATCCCAGACCTTGGAATAGTTACTCCAGTGGAACACCTGCGGCCAGGAAGCGGCATCGATCAGGATGTCCTTCAGCCCCTTAACCGAGTTGCTCAGGACCAGATAGAACGGTGACAGGAAGACAATAGCCAGCAGAATGGCGGCAATTTCCAGAACGAAGTTGCCCGGGCGGTAGCGGCTGCTGTTCATTAGGCGGACACCTCTTTTCGTTTGGTAAGCCAGACCTGGGTGACGGTGATCAGGGAGACGGCGGCGAAGAAGAGCAGCGCTTTGGCTGTACCCAGGCCATACCGGTTGTTGATCAGCGCCTCCGCATAGATGTTATAGGCCAGCGACTGGGTCGAGGTGCCCGGTCCGCCTTTGGTCAGCGACAGGTTGAGGTCGAACATTTTGAAGGCATTGGAGGTCGTCAGGAACAGGCAGATGGTAATCGCCGGCATAATCAGCGGGATGTAGACGCTCTTGAACAGCTGCGGAGCGCGGGCACCGTCTATGCGGGCAGCTTCAATGAGATCCTTCGGAATCCCGGCCAGCCCGGCGATATAGATGACCATCATATAACCGGCCGTCTGCCAGACGAACACGATCACCAGACCCCAGAACCCGGTGCTTGGCGTCCCCAGCCAGGGCAGCTGGAAGAATGAAATCCCGGTCAGCTCACCGATTGTAGCGAAGCCCTTGGTGAAGATGAACTGCCAGATGTAGCCGAGCAGAATGCCGCCGATCACATTGGGCATGAAAAAGACGGTACGGAGCAGCTTCTTCGTCTTCAGCGTCGTCATTAGAATGAAGGCCAGGAGCAGCGCAAGCACGTTGGCAGCCACAACTGAGATCACGGTGAAACGCAGGGTGAAGACCAGGGACTCCCAGAACTTATCGTCATTCATGAAAATCCGTTTCCAGTTGGCCGCGCCGGTCCAGACCGCTTTGTCCAGATCCAGCCCGTTCCAGTCCGTGGAGGAGTAGTAGAAGCCGAGGAAGAACGGGGTGACCACAATGGTCAGGAAAAAGAGCAGACAGGGGCCGAGAAATACGATTTGCTGTCCCCAGCCGCGCTGTATACCTAGAGTTTTTCTCATATGGACTCTCCTTTGGGTAAGTTTGGGTAAGATATCTACGGGTTCACAGCTTGATTATAGAAAGCCCGGGCCACCGCCAACACTTCATTTCATGCCGGAAAAGGTGGATTATATTGCAGGCCATACGGCGCACACAACTTGCAGGAGGTTTCCCCCATGTTCAAGAACAGCATCCGTACACGGCTGATGGCCTTAGTGCTGCTGGCGTCAGTGATCCCGTCAGGCATCTCTGTGACCTTCTCTTATCTCTATACGAGGCAGTCGGTTACGGACCAGTCCGTAAAGCAGAATACGAAGCTGCTGACGCTGGGGGAGGCGAATCTCCGGAGTTATTTCAGCGGCATGAACCAGCAGGCGATGTCGCTCTACAGCGGGATCAATGTTCCCAGCTCCTTCTACACCACTCTGCTTACCGCCAAAAGCCCCGCCCTGGCCCCGCCCGGCACCATACTGCCGGACACCCGGGCTATCATCTCCACCCAGCTGTACAATCTGTTCCTCTCCGACCGTAATACGTATCAGATTCATCTGTATGTGAGGGCCGCCAGGCAGTCCAATCTGCTGCTTAAGGGATTTTTCCGCCGTGAGGATAATGCAGGCTATACTGCGAAGGAGCAGGCCGGAGGGACTTACCGCCCTTATCTCGAAGTGACGCATATGGATCATCAGTACGGAGTGAAGTCCGGCTTTCCCAATCTGAAGCCAGGGAGCGTGCCGGTCTTCACGGCCCATTTCCCCATCTACCGGACCCCTAGTGACAGCGTACTGGCAGATCTGTCGATCGATTATACGCTGGGGGAGCTGGAGGGGATTGTGGAGTCGATGTACAATTCGGACACTGAGCGCCTGTATGTGCTGAATGAGCAAGGCGAGGCGCTGTTTGCCTCGGGTACGGACTGGATCGGGAAGCCGGTCGAGGCAGGCTGGAGCCGTCTCCCCGCAGAGCAGGACAGCGGGCATTTCGCCTGGAAGAAGGACGGCTTCCAGGGGATCGTAATGTTCAAGCAGATCAAGGCCCCTTTGTTCAGCGGAAGCATTATCAAGCTGGTGCCCTATGAAGATCTCTATACGGACGCAAGGGTGATTACCCGGTTCAATATGGGCATCGGACTGCTGTTCCTGCTGATAGGGGGCATCAGTGCCGTGCTGATCTCCATCGGCTTCACCCGTCCGATCAAGAAGCTGATTCACTTCACGCAGAAGGTGCAGACCGGCCAGCTGGATGCGCATATGGATGCCGAGCGGGAGGACGAGTTCGGGCTCCTCACCCGCAAGATCACCGGCATGACCCGCACGATCAATGAGCTGATCGTCAAGGAATACCGGCTGGAGCTGGCGAACAAGACGAATCAGCTGAAGGCGCTGCAGGCCCAGGTGAACCCGCATTTTCTCTACAATGCGCTGCAATCCATCGCCAGCCTGTCCTTGCGCTATAATGCGCCGAAGGTGTATGATCTCATCTATTCCCTGGGCAGTATGATGCGTTATTCGATGAATACCGAGCGGACCCGGGTGCCGCTGCGGGATGAGATTGAGCATGTGCAGAACTATATGATTCTCCAGACGGAGCGGTTCGGCGAAGAGAATCTGCGGCTTGTGGTTCAGGCGGGACCGGAGGCGCTGGAGCTGATCCTGCCGAAGATGATCCTGCAGCCGATTGTGGAGAATATCTTCAAGCATGCCTTCGCTGACGGCATAAGCGGAGGGCTGATCCAGATCGAGTGCAGGCTGGAGGGAGCGGCCAGGCTGGTGCTTGCCGTCATTGATAACGGCCGGGGCATGAGCCCGGAGCGGCTGGAGGAGATTACGGCCTGCCTCAGAGGCAGCAGCCAGCAAGGCCAGGAGGAGATCGGCCTGTACAATGTGCTGGCCCGGCTGCGGCTCCAGTTCGGCAGCGCAGCGGAGATGCTGCTTAAGAATAATGAAGACGGCCAGGGGCTTACCGTTACGCTGATTATTCCGCTGGAGGAGATCGGCGGTTAATTCCGGCGGCTTTTGCGAATAGAGACTATTTCTTGAAGGAGCGGCTGAGATGAAGGTGCTGATTGTAGATGATGAGAAGCATGTGCGGGAGGCCATCCGTTATTTTGTTCCGTGGGACAGCTATAACATCTCCGGGATCTATGAGGCGACCAACGGGCAGGAGGCGAAACAGATTATGCAGGAGCATCAGCCGGCTGTCGTCTTCACGGATATGCGGATGCCGCTGATGGACGGGGCGGAGCTGCTGGAATGGCTGCACCGGCATTATCCGCATACGAAGACGATTGTCATCAGCGGGTATCAGGATTTCAATTACGTCAAGCCGGCCATCGTATACGGCGGTACGGATTATCTGCTGAAGCCGCTGAACAGCAAGCAGCTGATTGCCTCTGCGGAGCATGCCTTCAAGCTGTGGATGGAGGAGGAGGCGGAACGGAAGCGGCGCCAGCGCCAGAACATGCAGCTGAACGCGCTGCGTCCGCTCTACTGGGACAAGATGCTGTCCGATCTGGTGAGCGGACAGGCCTCGTTCCATGAGCTGAAGCTGTCCCTCTGTGAAGAGCTGGGGATGCCGATTGGGGCGCAGGAGTGCAGAATCGCCGTAATCCCGCTGCAAGCTGCAGACTGCCATCTGCTGCGGAGATTCCGCGGGGATGTGGCTTTGACGGCCTTCGTGCTGGCTAATGTCTGCAATGAAGTGATGGCGGCGGACCAGAGCGGCTATGCCTTCCGCAACTGGCAGGGTGGAGGCGAGCTTGTAGTTCTGCTGTGGAGTGCTGTAGCGCGGGCGGAGGAGCTGCTTAACCGCATGAATGAAGCCATCCGCCAGGCGTTCGGCGTTCAGCTGGATATCGGGCTTAGTCCGCTGAGCCCGTTGCCGGAAGGGCTGCGGTCTGCATTTGAACAGGCAGGCCAGGCGCTTGAGGAGCGGAATCTATTGCAGCGGGACGGGCGAATCCATCCCTTCAGAGCGCACAGGGACGGGAGTGGACCTGCAAACGACTACGGCCTGGAGGAACGGCTGGATAAGCTTAGAATCGCCGTATTGTCCGGCGATCTGGAGCGGATGGAGCGGGTGGCGGAGGAGTGGGCCGGGCATCTGGCCGGGCTGAAGCTGCTCACGGAGCGCGTTCTGCTGCAGCAGCAGACGGAGATTCTGGAGGTTCTGAAGCGCTGGCGGCCGGAGGAGGAGCTCAGCCTGGAGCGCTGTTATGACGCCGAGGGGCTGTTCTCGGTGGAGAACTGGCAGTTCCGGCTGAAATCGCTGCTGAACCGCTTATCCAAGAGCAGCCCGCAAGCGCCGGACAGCCGGCTTGTCCAGGAGATCAGGGAGTACCTGGACCGGAATTATGCGCAGGAGATGACACTGCAGCATATTGCGGAACGCTTTTTCATCAGCAGAGAGAATGTGTCGCGCAAGTTCAAGCAGATTACCGG
The sequence above is a segment of the Paenibacillus sp. FSL R7-0204 genome. Coding sequences within it:
- a CDS encoding response regulator, with protein sequence MKVLIVDDEKHVREAIRYFVPWDSYNISGIYEATNGQEAKQIMQEHQPAVVFTDMRMPLMDGAELLEWLHRHYPHTKTIVISGYQDFNYVKPAIVYGGTDYLLKPLNSKQLIASAEHAFKLWMEEEAERKRRQRQNMQLNALRPLYWDKMLSDLVSGQASFHELKLSLCEELGMPIGAQECRIAVIPLQAADCHLLRRFRGDVALTAFVLANVCNEVMAADQSGYAFRNWQGGGELVVLLWSAVARAEELLNRMNEAIRQAFGVQLDIGLSPLSPLPEGLRSAFEQAGQALEERNLLQRDGRIHPFRAHRDGSGPANDYGLEERLDKLRIAVLSGDLERMERVAEEWAGHLAGLKLLTERVLLQQQTEILEVLKRWRPEEELSLERCYDAEGLFSVENWQFRLKSLLNRLSKSSPQAPDSRLVQEIREYLDRNYAQEMTLQHIAERFFISRENVSRKFKQITGENLSDYLTGLRVEKAKTLLQNTNLRLSQIAELVGYEDEKYFSRVFKKTAGLTPREYRKLEEEA
- a CDS encoding sensor histidine kinase — translated: MFKNSIRTRLMALVLLASVIPSGISVTFSYLYTRQSVTDQSVKQNTKLLTLGEANLRSYFSGMNQQAMSLYSGINVPSSFYTTLLTAKSPALAPPGTILPDTRAIISTQLYNLFLSDRNTYQIHLYVRAARQSNLLLKGFFRREDNAGYTAKEQAGGTYRPYLEVTHMDHQYGVKSGFPNLKPGSVPVFTAHFPIYRTPSDSVLADLSIDYTLGELEGIVESMYNSDTERLYVLNEQGEALFASGTDWIGKPVEAGWSRLPAEQDSGHFAWKKDGFQGIVMFKQIKAPLFSGSIIKLVPYEDLYTDARVITRFNMGIGLLFLLIGGISAVLISIGFTRPIKKLIHFTQKVQTGQLDAHMDAEREDEFGLLTRKITGMTRTINELIVKEYRLELANKTNQLKALQAQVNPHFLYNALQSIASLSLRYNAPKVYDLIYSLGSMMRYSMNTERTRVPLRDEIEHVQNYMILQTERFGEENLRLVVQAGPEALELILPKMILQPIVENIFKHAFADGISGGLIQIECRLEGAARLVLAVIDNGRGMSPERLEEITACLRGSSQQGQEEIGLYNVLARLRLQFGSAAEMLLKNNEDGQGLTVTLIIPLEEIGG
- a CDS encoding carbohydrate ABC transporter permease; the encoded protein is MRKTLGIQRGWGQQIVFLGPCLLFFLTIVVTPFFLGFYYSSTDWNGLDLDKAVWTGAANWKRIFMNDDKFWESLVFTLRFTVISVVAANVLALLLAFILMTTLKTKKLLRTVFFMPNVIGGILLGYIWQFIFTKGFATIGELTGISFFQLPWLGTPSTGFWGLVIVFVWQTAGYMMVIYIAGLAGIPKDLIEAARIDGARAPQLFKSVYIPLIMPAITICLFLTTSNAFKMFDLNLSLTKGGPGTSTQSLAYNIYAEALINNRYGLGTAKALLFFAAVSLITVTQVWLTKRKEVSA
- a CDS encoding Nramp family divalent metal transporter → MEQNTAVESSPILKGHTNKHSAQSVLNGDVKGLKRLLPFLGPAFIASVAYLDPGNFATNITAGSKYGYLLLWVIFASNLMAVLIQSLSAKLGIATGKNLPEVAREQFPKGVSIFLWIQSEIVIIATDLAEFIGAALGLYLLFGIPMLPAALITAIGSFAILELQRRGYRTLEAGIAGMVMIVVLAFAFQVIMAKPDAGSVVAGMFTPRFEGVDSILLAAGILGATVMPHAIYLHSSLTQSRIVGIDEREKKQIFRLEFIDILIAMLIAGAVNMAMVIVAAALFFKNGLVVQDLDVAFEQFRNLAGPVTAVSFGLGLLIAGLSSSSVGTMAGDVVMQGFINKKINLYLRRAITIIPPLAIIALGVNATSALVMSQVVLSFGIAFALIPLVIFTSDRRIMQGLANHRITTILGWIISALVVALNLFLVVEMFV
- a CDS encoding ABC transporter substrate-binding protein is translated as MTRKFAFIMATVCTLIIAGCGNSGNTNSAGNGSATNAPNASSESAAPEAGKAPAKDVTIKMFQFKVEIAEQLNALAEEYEKETGVKVEVETHGGGEDYGALLKAEIASGSEPEIFNNGGYTALVPYMDRATDLSNEPWAAQLIPTAKTPATVDGKLYGMPMNVEGYGLIYNKDLFAKAGITEEPKTLPQLKDAVAKLKTAGITPFEATNEWWSMGIHLVNVGMAHQPDPKQFIDDVKAGKQTIKGNAVFKQWLDLVDVIFDNAQDNKMTTDYATQVAEFASGKAAMMLQGNWTQGDIDKIDPALNLGLLPLPINNEEGTILVGVPNNYIVNSKSAHPEEAKAFLNWMVSSETGQKYLTKEFKFIPAEANITADAADIGQVAVAVQEKSASALGWNWDMFPDGVTQGFGAAMQEYLGGQLNHDQLLEKLDKAVQDIVKQ
- a CDS encoding glutamine--tRNA ligase/YqeY domain fusion protein → MTDNNGPALPENYMDRLIREDVEAGVFSREICTRFPPEPNGYLHIGSAFAIHTNVEIARKYGGRFHLRFDDTNPLKEDKEYAEAIIRDLEWLGCSPGEHIYYGSDYSEEIYRRAETLILKGKAYVCDMTAAEVTAYRGTLTGPGKDSPYRSRTPEENLRLFREMRAGSYPNGAKVLRAKIDMASPNMNLRDPVLYRIIHAAHYRTGVAWCIYPMYDFAHPIQDALEGVTHSLCSIEFKDHRPLYEWVLRELEIPEAPRQREFGRVNLTGVVTSKRYLRELVAGNYVDGWDDPRLPTLSGLRRRGFTPESIRDFVREIGMVRNTAMVDFSLLEHCLRQDLKAKVPAVMAVLDPLKVVLTNYAEGASELLPIPNNPENAELGSREVPFSGTLYIERADFMEVPVKGFRRLVPGGEVRLKGGYIIRCHEVIKDAQTGAVLELRCTYDPETKSGGALSGRKVKGTVQWVSAAHALKSDVYLYEQLLTDNSGPKEEGESWEEYINPSSVTLLTDCLLEPLAGNPQPGDTYQFLRHGYFCIDSRYSTAQKLVFNRIVPLKDTWKGNAATSGEV
- a CDS encoding carbohydrate ABC transporter permease, whose protein sequence is MNSSRYRPGNFVLEIAAILLAIVFLSPFYLVLSNSVKGLKDILIDAASWPQVFHWSNYSKVWDAINFPQAFFNSLTITILSVIFIVLFSSMAAYQIVRKPTRFNSFVFLLLVSAMIIPFQSLMLQLVRVTSLLELRGELYGIVACYLGFGMPLSVFLFHGFIKTVPLELEEAARVDGSNPYGVFFRIVFPLLLPIIVTVIILNTLWIWNDYLLPVLVIGGNKDLTTLPVAVTKFFGQYTKKWDLALAGLVMAITPILLFFLSLQRYIVEGVTAGSIKG